The proteins below come from a single Oncorhynchus masou masou isolate Uvic2021 unplaced genomic scaffold, UVic_Omas_1.1 unplaced_scaffold_6137, whole genome shotgun sequence genomic window:
- the LOC135536397 gene encoding amyloid-beta A4 precursor protein-binding family A member 1 gives AQLIAQSIGQAFSVAYQEFLRANGINPEDLSQREYSDLLNTQDMYNDDLIHFSKSENCKDVYIEKQKGDILGVVIVESGWGSILPTVIIANMMHAGPSEKSGRLNIGDQIMSINGTSLVGLPLSTCQTIIKGLKNQSRIKLNIVRCPPVTTVLIRRPDLRYQLGFSVQNGIICSLMRGGIAERGGVRVGHRIIEINSQSVVATPHEKIVHILSNAVGEIHMKTMPAAMYRLLTAQEQPVYM, from the exons GCCCAGCTGATAGCCCAGTCTATAGGCCAGGCCTTCAGTGTGGCGTACCAGGAGTTCTTGAGGGCCAATGGCATCAACCCAGAGGATCTGAGTCAGAGAGAATACAGTGATCTGCTCAACACTCAGGACATGTACAATGATGACCTCATACACTTCTCCAAGTCTGAGAACTGCAAAGAT GTTTACATTGAGAAGCAGAAGGGTGACATTCTGGGCGTGGTGATTGTGGAGAGTGGGTGGGGCTCCATCCTGCCCACAGTCATCATCGCCAACATGATGCATGCTGGTCCATCTGAGAAGTCTGGTCGTCTGAACATCGGAGACCAGATCATGTCTATCAACGGGACCAGTCTGGTAGGACTACCCCTGTCTACCTGCCAGACTATCATTaag GGTCTGAAGAACCAGTCTCGTATCAAGCTGAACATCGTACGGTGTCCTCCCGTAACCACGGTGCTCATCAGACGACCTGACCTCAGATACCAGCTGGGCTTCAGCGTACAGAATGGCATT ATCTGCAGCCTTATGCGGGGGGGCATCGCTGAGAGGGGAGGAGTCAGGGTTGGCCACCGCATCATCGAGATCAACAGCCAGAGCGTAGTGGCCACACCCCACGAGAAGATTGTCCACATCCTGTCCAACGCCGTGGGAGAG aTTCACATGAAGACGATGCCAGCTGCCATGTACCGCTTGCTAACTGCCCAGGAGCAACCCGTTTACATGTAG